From one Callithrix jacchus isolate 240 chromosome 2, calJac240_pri, whole genome shotgun sequence genomic stretch:
- the LOC100398186 gene encoding protocadherin beta-13 — protein MEASRKFICRQRQVLFSFLLLGLSLAGAAEPRRYSVVEETEGSSFVTNLAKDLDLEQREFSRRGVRVVSRGNKLHLQLNQETGDLLLNEKLDRENLCGHTEPCVLRFQVLLESPLEFFQAELQVIDINDHSPVFLDKEMLVKVSESSPPGTTFPLKNAEDLDVGQNNIESYVISPNSYFRVLTRKRSDGRKYPELVLDKALDREEEAELWLTLTALDGGSPPRSGTAQVYIEVLDVNDNAPEFEQPFYRVQISEDSPVGFLVVKVSATDVDTGVNGEISYSLFQASDEIGKTFKINPLTGEIELKKQLDFENLQSYEVNVEARDAGTFSGKCTVLIQVMDVNDHAPEVTMSAFTSPIPEDAPETVVALFSVSDLDSEENGKISCSIPEDLPFLLKSVGNFYTLLTERPLDRESRDEYNITITVTDLGAPRLKTQLNITVLVSDVNDNAPTFTQTSYTLFLRENNSPALHIGSVSATDRDSGTNAQVTYSLLPPQDPHLPLASLVSINPDNGHLFALRSLDYEALQAFEFRVGATDRGSPALSSEALVRVLVLDANDNSPFVLYPLQNGSAPCTELVPRAAEPGYLVTKVVAVDGDSGQNAWLSFQLLKATEPGLFGVWAHNGEVRTARLLSERDAAKHRLLVLVKDNGEPPRSATATLHVLLVDGFSQPYLPLPEAAPAQAQADSLTVYLVVALASVSSLFLFSVLLFLAVRLCRRSRAASVGGCSVPKGPFPGHLVDVSGTGTLSQNYQYEVCLTGGSGTNEFKFLKPIIPNFSPQCPGKEIEENSTFPDSFGFNIQ, from the coding sequence ATGGAGGCCAGCAGGAAGTTCATTTGCAGACAAAGGCaagtccttttttcctttctccttttgggCTTATCTCTGGCGGGCGCGGCGGAACCTAGGCGCTATTCTGTGGTGGAGGAAACTGAGGGTAGCTCCTTTGTAACCAATTTAGCAAAGGACTTAGATCTGGAGCAGAGGGAATTCTCCAGGCGGGGGGTTAGGGTTGTTTCCAGAGGGAACAAACTACATTTGCAGCTCAACCAGGAGACCGGGGATTTGTTGCTAAATGAGAAACTGGACCGTGAGAATCTGTGCGGTCACACAGAGCCCTGTGTGCTACGTTTCCAGGTGTTGCTAGAGAGTCCCTTAGAGTTTTTTCAAGCTGAGCTACAAGTAATAGACATAAACGACCACTCTCCAGTATTTCTGGACAAAGAAATGCTGGTAAAAGTGTCAGAGAGTAGTCCTCCTGGGACTACGTTTCCTTTGAAGAATGCTGAGGACTTAGATGTAGGCCAAAATAATATTGAGAGCTATGTAATCAGCCCCAACTCCTATTTTCGGGTCCTCACCCGCAAACGCAGTGATGGTAGGAAATATCCAGAGCTGGTGCTGGACAAAGCGCTGGACCgagaggaggaagctgagctCTGGTTAACACTTACAGCCCTGGATGGTGGCTCTCCACCCAGATCTGGCACTGCTCAGGTCTACATCGAAGTCCTGGATGTCAATGATAATGCCCCTGAATTTGAGCAGCCTTTCTATAGGGTGCAGATCTCTGAGGACAGTCCAGTAGGCTTCCTGGTTGTCAAGGTCTCTGCCACGGATGTAGACACAGGAGTCAACGGAGAGATTTCCTATTCACTTTTCCAAGCTTCAGACGAGATTGGCAAAACCTTTAAGATCAATCCCTTGACAGGAGAAATTGAACTTAAAAAACAACTTGATTTCGAAAATTTACAGTCCTATGAAGTCAATGTTGAGGCAAGAGATGCTGGAACCTTTTCTGGAAAATGCACCGTTCTGATTCAAGTGATGGATGTGAATGATCACGCTCCAGAAGTTACCATGTCTGCATTTACCAGCCCAATACCTGAGGATGCGCCTGAAACTGTGGTTGCACTTTTCAGTGTCTCAGATCTTGATtcagaagaaaatgggaaaataagtTGCTCCATTCCGGAGGATCTACCCTTCCTCCTGAAATCCGTGGGAAACTTTTACACTCTACTAACAGAGAGACCACTGGACAGAGAAAGCAGAGATGAATAcaacatcaccatcaccgtcaccgATTTGGGGGCCCCTAGGCTGAAAACACAGCTCAATATTACCGTGCTGGTCTCTGATGTCAATGACAACGCCCCCACCTTCACACAAACCTCCTACACCCTCTTCCTCCGCGAGAACAACAGCCCCGCCCTGCACATCGGCAGCGTCAGCGCCACAGACAGAGACTCAGGCACCAACGCACAGGTCACCTACTCGCTGCTGCCGCCCCAGGACCCGCACCTGCCCCTCGCCTCCCTGGTCTCCATCAATCCGGACAACGGACACCTGTTCGCCCTCCGGTCGCTGGACTACGAGGCCCTGCAGGCGTTCGAGTTCCGCGTGGGCGCCACAGACCGCGGCTCCCCGGCGCTGAGCAGCGAGGCGCTGGTGCGCGTGCTGGTGCTGGACGCCAACGACAACTCGCCCTTCGTGCTGTACCCGCTGCAGAACGGCTCCGCGCCCTGCACCGAGCTGGTGCCCCGGGCGGCCGAGCCGGGCTACCTGGTGACCAAGGTGGTGGCGGTGGACGGCGACTCGGGCCAGAACGCCTGGCTGTCGTTCCAGCTGCTCAAGGCCACGGAGCCCGGGCTGTTCGGCGTGTGGGCGCACAATGGCGAGGTGCGCACCGCCAGGCTGCTGAGCGAGCGCGACGCGGCCAAGCACAGGCTGCTGGTGCTGGTCAAGGACAATGGCGAGCCTCCGCGCTCGGCCACCGCCACGCTGCACGTGCTCCTGGTGGACGGCTTCTCCCAGCCCTACCTGCCCCTCCCGGAGGCGGCcccggcccaggcccaggccgaCTCGCTCACCGTCTACCTGGTGGTGGCGTTGGCCTCGGTGTCGTCGCTCTTCCTGTTCTCGGTGCTCCTGTTTTTGGCGGTGCGGCTGTGCAGGAGGAGCAGGGCGGCTTCGGTGGGTGGCTGCTCGGTGCCCAAGGGCCCGTTTCCAGGGCATCTGGTGGACGTGAGCGGCACCGGGACCCTGTCCCAGAACTACCAGTACGAGGTTTGTTTGACGGGAGGTTCCGGGACAAATGAATTCAAATTCTTGAAGCCGATTATCCCCAACTTCTCTCCCCAGTGCCCTGGgaaagaaatagaggaaaatTCTACCTTCCCCGATAGCTTTGGGTTCAATATTCAGTGA